In Gigantopelta aegis isolate Gae_Host chromosome 6, Gae_host_genome, whole genome shotgun sequence, the following are encoded in one genomic region:
- the LOC121375760 gene encoding zinc finger protein 729-like — MEYLSRKALATCTVPVTRKRSFVNGKPNTFSAASSIPDPIVLLNSLEHHREFSSTPAVQRISRKKSIKVLRNLYDIDKNIKCLKTSKVSISKKRSGQNKNRAIKTENLPAKIENTSAENIEQHPQDAAVKTGLEDKSDSSCHVTTAVENCSSVIHDGKPCKENESLDSTEKAILCKTDDTVTNSIDETPNDDNIVYCDDDIKDPDYIIEEKNSILKSKRKVSKTFTPQTNKIKTRSSSVKKIPEVKILPVKKGRGRPKKTAPKKLENSTKFTTTKVHSPHKSAGVSLVKKEECVELEDTENNRGRSKAGCSKVNKEYKCKSCPYVTPRKFHLIEHEKRRHMTKTFKCEICNKIFGFGKDLNRHRNTHLKPENCCDICGKLYKGVKTLAQHKLTHDSKYVKPEFSCEVCNKTFSTKYVLAYHIKSEHLGMKRRFICPTCGKSFSQKNSYIQHANVHMGYKPFRCEVCGKCFSYDKSLKEHKFMHDEKKHFNCPICNKAFRQSSAITIHLKVHKETKDYVCSACGKGFSQKQALVRHERIHLGEKPFSCQLCQRTFTDSSVLRRHMILIHKKDPKKWREDTKQNTARRADFFISVIGDITRADAGEALSEPADVSNGNQMDEEETVNLAEDTEDVKGTINISSVSVASQGPPMGLGVDGSHEAATLQQASPQQPSQLGMPVEVAIVNSGQQQFHSTRPFADIIPKSEIQIQHAIMLPEEQILASPQIEHVDSKAYLHVLDQRGEGFINQTHPSILPYNLMGTADYSNAMVMVSEVSSAAFASACSKATYSQPQYVDPSISTANHGNPYTNYQPPDG; from the coding sequence ATGGAATATTTGAGCCGAAAAGCACTGGCCACATGTACGGTACCAGTAACAAGGAAGCGTTCATTTGTAAATGGAAAGCCAAACACCTTTTCTGCTGCAAGCAGTATTCCAGATCCCATAGTGTTACTGAATTCACTAGAGCATCACAGAGAGTTTTCCAGTACACCAGCTGTGCAGAGGATCTCAAGAAAGAAATCAATAAAAGTGCTTAGAAATCTTTATGatattgataaaaatataaagtgtttaaaaacctcAAAAGTTTCTATTTCTAAAAAAAGGTCTGGACAGAATAAAAACAGAGCTATAAAAACAGAGAATCTCCCAGCAAAAATTGAGAATACTTCTGCTGAAAATATTGAGCAACACCCACAAGATGCCGCTGTGAAAACTGGATTAGAAGATAAGAGTGATTCTTCATGCCATGTAACCACTGCTGTGGAAAATTGTTCGTCTGTCATTCATGATGGTAAGCCATGCAAAGAAAATGAAAGTTTAGATTCAACAGAAAAAGCAATTCTATGTAAAACTGATGACACTGTAACCAACAGCATTGACGAAACACCCAATGATGACAATATTGTTTACTGTGATGATGATATTAAGGATCCAGATTACATTATTGAGGAGAAAAACTCCATTTTGAAAAGCAAAAGAAAAGTAAGTAAAACATTCACACCACAGactaacaaaattaaaacaagatcCTCATCTGTTAAAAAAATTCCAGAGGTAAAAATATTACCTGTTAAAAAAGGCAGAGGTAGGCCCAAAAAAACGGCACCAAAGAAGTTGGAAAATTCAACCAAATTTACAACTACAAAAGTACACAGTCCACACAAGTCTGCAGGAGTCTCACTTGTAAAAAAGGAAGAGTGTGTTGAATTGGAGGACACTGAAAATAACAGAGGTCGATCAAAAGCAGGTTGTTCCAAAGTCAACAAGGAGTACAAATGCAAGTCATGTCCTTATGTTACTCCAAGGAAATTTCACTTGATAGAACACGAAAAAAGACGGcatatgacaaaaacatttaaatgtgaaatttgtaacaaaatatttggCTTTGGTAAAGACTTGAATAGGCATAGAAATACACATTTAAAGCCAGAGAATTGTTGCGATATTTGTGGGAAATTGTATAAAGGTGTGAAAACCCTTGCACAACATAAACTTACTCATGATTCAAAATATGTGAAGCCAGAGTTCTCTTGTGAGGTTTGTAACAAGACATTTAGTACAAAGTATGTATTGGCCTATCATATTAAGTCAGAGCATTTGGGAATGAAGAGACGATTTATTTGTCCAACATGTGGCAAAAGCTTTTCTCAGAAAAACTCTTACATACAACATGCAAATGTTCACATGGGATATAAGCCCTTCCGTTGTGAAGTTTGTGGAAAGTGTTTTTCATATGATAAATCATTAAAGGAGCATAAATTTATGCATGatgaaaagaaacattttaactgCCCCATTTGCAACAAGGCATTCAGACAGTCATCGGCTATTACCATTCACTTGAAGGTACACAAGGAAACAAAGGACTATGTTTGCAGTGCATGTGGAAAAGGCTTCAGTCAGAAACAAGCTCTGGTTCGTCATGAGAGGATCCATTTGGGTGAAAAACCATTTTCTTGCCAACTCTGTCAGCGTACATTCACAGATTCTTCAGTTTTGAGACGACACATGATCCTCATTCATAAAAAAGACCCTAAAAAGTGGAGAGAAGATACAAAGCAAAATACAGCCCGACGTGCtgattttttcattagtgttaTTGGAGATATAACTCGAGCTGATGCTGGAGAAGCATTGTCTGAGCCTGCAGATGTCAGTAATGGTAATCAGATGGATGAGGAAGAAACTGTAAATTTGGCAGAAGACACCGAAGATGTCAAAGGGACAATTAATATATCATCTGTATCTGTTGCAAGTCAAGGACCTCCCATGGGCCTTGGAGTGGATGGCAGTCATGAAGCAGCAACACTTCAGCAGGCGAGTCCGCAGCAGCCATCTCAGCTAGGTATGCCTGTGGAGGTGGCTATAGTTAACTCTGGCCAGCAGCAGTTTCACTCAACACGACCATTTGCTGACATCATCCCAAAGTCAGAAATCCAAATCCAGCATGCCATCATGCTTCCTGAAGAACAAATTCTGGCCTCACCCCAGATTGAACATGTGGATAGCAAGgcatatctacatgtattagaCCAAAGAGGTGAAGGGTTTATTAATCAAACTCATCCTTCCATTCTTCCATACAATCTGATGGGGACAGCAGACTACAGCAATGCAATGGTGATGGTGTCCGAAGTGTCTTCAGCAGCATTTGCCTCTGCATGTAGTAAAGCCACTTATTCTCAACCACAATATGTTGATCCTAGCATATCTACTGCTAATCATGGCAATCCTTACACAAATTACCAGCCACCAGATGGATAG